One stretch of Tenrec ecaudatus isolate mTenEca1 chromosome 18, mTenEca1.hap1, whole genome shotgun sequence DNA includes these proteins:
- the LOC142431436 gene encoding uncharacterized protein LOC142431436: protein MSRPPAPGPGGAAMGALGDDLISYYRARSGQGQLGLCRQGTLISRARRLLDTEAPLGLSLSEDLVRALAGSTGVGPSPAQDVLLRALEFLELISVNLLLFPWRREIRALKTYTGSFAYWVRPVLPTPALHALLGRLGYTATSETEFSLARPVPEDAARQMALEIFLTRVACEAAVRGQGVQRLARPLCRRSSKRGLGKGRHLSQAARPGPGSRGPQQGPSEEAGSERCPDASTEPEHMWVFLNLPETSTTPKLPLGESPAPLGRQGPGSTRSDSEEFLTCYSDLALHRAPLFPPDHPLSSWQGRQLQDPASLLAAAAHPGGCGRQPLVPMPSQLCLVPGPQPPEAGQEQSPSDPGPKPRRVPSEMEELCGHFSHLLGPPIPAEQPTPGAFLALTLRRKNHEGPRGARGREGAAQTAGTMALKVPPDSFTY, encoded by the exons ATGAGCAGGCCCCCAGCCCCGGGCCCGGGCGGGGCTGCCATGGGAGCCCTGGGGGATGACCTCATTAGCTACTACAGGGCCCGCTCGGGACAGGGCCAGCTCGGGCTCTGCAGGCAGGGAACCCTCATCAGCAGGGCCCGGCGGCTCCTGGACACAGAGGCCCCTCTGGGGCTCTCTCTATCCGAGGACCTGGTCAGAGCTCTGGCGGGCAGCACCGGGGTGggacccagcccagcccaggacGTGTTGCTGCGGGCACTGGAGTTCCTGGAGCTGATCTCCGTCAACCTGCTTCTGTTTCCCTGGAGGAGGGAAATCAGGGCCCTGAAG ACCTACACGGGGAGTTTTGCCTACTGGGTCCGGCCTGTGCTTCCCACACCAGCGCTGCACGCCCTTCTGGGCAGGCTGGGCTACACGGCCACCTCTGAGACTGAGTTCTCGCTGGCCCGCCCGGTCCCCGAGGATGCCGCCAGGCAGATGGCCTTAGAGATCTTCCTGACCAGAGTTGCATGCGAGGCTGCTGTCAGAGGCCAGGGCGTGCAGAGACTGGCCAGGCCCCTCTGCAGGCGCAGCTCAAAGAGAGGGCTGGGGAAGGGCCGCCACCTCAGTCAGGCCGCCCGGCCAGGCCCAGGGTCCAGGGGACCCCAGCAAGGTCCCTCAGAAGAGGCAGGCTCAGAGAGATGCCCGGACGCCAGCACTGAACCTGAACACATGTGGGTGTTTCTGAACCTGCCTGAGACCTCAACCACCCCCAAACTTCCCCTCGGCGAATCCCCGGCCCCCTTGGGTCGCCAGGGCCCTGGGAGCACTCGCTCGGACAGTGAGGAGTTCCTGACCTGCTACAGTGATCTCGCCCTGCATCGGGCACCCCTGTTCCCCCCGGACCATCCCCTGAGCAGCTGGCAGGGAAGGCAGCTCCAGGACCCAGCCTCGCTTCTGGCAGCAGCCGCCCACCCTGGTGGATGTGGGAGGCAGCCCCTGGTCCCCATGCCCAGCCAGCTCTGCCTGGTACCAGGCCCCCAGCCACCCGAAGCAGGGCAGGAGCAGTCCCCCTCTGACCCAGGCCCCAAGCCCCGCAGGGTCCCTTCTGAGATGGAGGAGCTCTGTGGGCACTTCTCCCACCTCTTGGGGCCCCCAATTCCAGCAGAGCAGCCCACCCCTGGGGCTTTCCTGGCCCTGACACTGAGGAGAAAGAATCATGAGGGCCCACGTGGGGCCAGAGGCAGGGAGGGTGCTGCCCAGACAGCAGGGACAATGGCTCTGAAGGTCCCCCCAGACTCCTTCACGTATTAG
- the TK2 gene encoding thymidine kinase 2, mitochondrial isoform X3 yields MYRDPGRWGLTLQTYIQLTMLDQHTRPQMSSVRLMERSIHSARYIFVENLYRSGKMPEVDYVVLSEWFDWIVKNLDVSVDLIVYLRTMPETCHRRLQRRCREEEKVIPLDYLAAIHQLYEEWLGGGGPFPVEAPVLVIEADQDRQKMLEAFEQNRDRILTPWTWKQDP; encoded by the exons ATGTACCGCGACCCCGGTCGATGGGGCCTCACACTGCAGACGTACATACAGCTCACCATGCTGGACCAGCACACCCGCCCCCAG ATGTCATCAGTGCGATTGATGGAGAGGTCAATTCACAGCGCAAGATACATTTTTGTGGAAAACCTGTATAGAAG CGGGAAGATGCCCGAGGTGGACTACGTGGTCTTGTCGGAATGGTTCGACTGGATCGTGAAGAACTTGGACGTATCTGTGGATTTGATAG TCTACCTCCGGACCATGCCCGAGACGTGCCATAGGAGGCTGCAGAGGAGGTGCCGGGAGGAGGAGAAGGTCATCCCGCTG GACTACCTGGCCGCCATCCACCAGCTCTATGAGGAATGGCTTGGCGGAGGAGGCCCCTTCCCTGTGGAGGCCCCTGTTCTG GTGATCGAGGCCGACCAAGACAGGCAGAAAATGTTAGAAGCCTTTGAGCAGAACCGAGACCGGATCTTGACTCCATGGACCTGGAAGCAGGATCCCTAG